The DNA segment GTGAACAGGCCTTGGAAATCACCGAAATTTTAATTAAGTCAGGCGGTATTGATTTGGTTGTGATTGACTCAGTAGCCGCTTTAGTTCCACAAGCTGAATTGGATGGTGAAATGGGGGATGCCTCGGTTGGTTTACAAGCTCGTTTGATGTCCAAAGCAATGCGTAAGCTAGCCGGTGCAATGAACCGTTCAAATACAACAGCTATCTTTATCAACCAATTGCGTGAAAAAGTGGGTGTTCTATTTGGTAGCCCGGAAACGACTCCGGGTGGGCGTGCACTTAAGTTCTACGCTTCCGTTCGTTTAGATGTTCGCAAAGGGGAGGCTTTAAAGAGTGGTACCGATGTGGTTGGTTCAGCAACGAAAATTAAAGTGGTTAAGAATAAAGTAGCTCCACCATTTAAAATGGCAATTGTCAATATGATTTTTGGGGAAGGTATTTCACATATAGATGAAGTCATTAATTTAGCGGTTGAATACGATATTATTGATAAAGCAGGGGCTTGGTTCTCGTATGAGGGAGAAAAGATTGGTCAAGGCTTTCATGCGGTGCGTGATTTCTTGAAATCTCATCCAGAATTAGATACGAAAATTAGTGAACAAGTGAAGGAAAAATTATTCCCAAGCGAGTATAAAGAAACACAAGCAGAAGAATAACTTCTGCTTTTTATTCAGAAAGGGGCTTTTATGAAGTTGGTGGATTTATTGGATTTGAATTATCAGTTATACCGTACAATCAAAGGTTCTATTCAAGATATAAATATTGAATATCTATCGCAAGATTCACGTGATATACAAAAGAATACTTTGTTCTTTTGTGTACCGGGAGCAGCTTTTGATGGGCATCAGTTCGCAAAAATAGCAGAGGAAAAAGGAGCGGTTTGTTTGATTGCTTCTAAACCGGTGGATGTACAAATTCCGATTATTTATGTCGAAGATGTTGTTCGAACGATGGCTTTTTTAGCCATGCGTTTTTACCATAATCCAAGTAAAGAAATAACATTGATTGGGGTAACAGGCACCAATGGTAAAACCACGACAACGCATATCATCCGTCATTTGTTTGAAAAGAATAAACAAGTCTGTGGGATGATTGGTACCAATGGTATTTGGTATCAACAAGAACACATTTATAGCCCTAATACAACTCCTGATGCTCTTACTTTACAAAAGAGTTTAGCCAAGATGAAGAAGGCCGGGGTATCGTTTTGTACCGCCGAGGTATCTTCACATGCTTTGGTGATGGGTCGTGTTCAACATGTGGATTTTAAAGTAGCTGTGTTTACGAATTTAACTCATGAACACTTAGAAACACATCATACGATGAGTGAATATTGTATGGCAAAAAGTCTATTGTTTGCTCAACTGGGTTCGGGAAATGATAAAAAAGTCGCTATTTTGAATAAAGATGATGCTTACGCAAAGGAAATAGCGAATCGTTGTAATGCGATGATTTGGTATTATAGTACGAAAGATTCTAGTGCTGAATTTTATGCAAAGGATATTCAGTATTCGGCAACAAGCACTTCGTTTATATTGGTATTCCAAGGTCGTGAATATCTTATTCAGTCTGGCTTAATTGGTGAATTTAATGTACAGAATGTTTTAGCGGCTTTAGCGACGTATTATGCAGTTCATAGAAACTTAGAATTAGCGATTGAAGCTTTAAAGAGCTTTAAGGGTGTAGAAGGTCGTATGCAACGAGTTGAAAATAGCTTAGGTATTCATGCAATTGTCGACTTTGCCCATACACCAGATGGACTAGAAAAAGCCATGACTGCTTTGAAAGAAATTGAACACACAAGGATTATTACGATGATTGGTCATGATGGTGGTAATCGTGATAACTCTATTCGTCAAGATTTAGGTCGAATTGCTTTAGAACATAGTGATTATGTTGTGTTTACTTCAGAAAATCCTCGTGATGAAAATCCGATGAAGATTATGAATGAAATGGTCAAGGGCTCAGATAAGAAGAATTATGAATTTGTGGTGGACCGTCATGAAGCCATTGATCAAGTGGTATCCTTAGCCAAAAGGGGTGATATTCTTTTCTTTGCGGGGAAGGGACATGAACCTTATCAACTTATCAAGCGAGAAAGAATTCCATTTAATGAAGTGCAATTTGTAAAAGAAGCTTTGGAAAAAAAGGCACATGAATAAACTTAAAGTCATTAATTATCTTCTAACAGCTTTCTTTGTGTTGTTAGCAGGTTGGTTGCTATATCTATTCAGTCAACAAAGCTTTAAAAAGCTAATTGTATATGTTTTATTATCCGTTATAAATTTAGGTATTGTGACCTTGATTCGTAAAGTAGTGAATAAGAATCGACCGGAGAAAAATTTGCTAGATAAGCAGAAGCAAGGGGAAGCTTGGCCTTCTAGGCATAGCTACTCAGCTTTTTATGTCATCTTTTCTTCTTGGTTTATGTTTCCAACTTGGTTAAGTGTTTTTTTGTTTTTCCCGGCTATTTCTTTAGCTATTTTAAGAGTAAAATCCAAAGTGCATGATTATCGGGATATTTTATCCGGCATGAGCTTAGGCATAATCAGTGGTATCCTTGTTGCTTATATTGTTCAAAAACTATTTTAACCGTATAATAGAAAAGACGAGAAGAATAACGTCCAACAAAGAAGGAGAACATATGAATCCAGAAATGGTGTATTTCTTTGTGGGATTAGTCGGTTTAGCAATCGGAATCGTCGTTATGTTAATCATGAATTCAGCAGGTCTTTCTAAATCGAAAGCCGAAGCTGAACAAATCGTAAAAGATGCTCAAAACAAAGCAGATAGTGTTTTAAAAGAGGCGACTTTAGAAGCAAAAGAAAAAGCATACGAAGTACAATTAACAGCGGAGAAGGAAGCTCAACGTAGACAAGAACAATTGATTCAACAAGAGAATAAATTGTTAAGAAAAGAGGATGCGTTGCGTTTTAAGGAGAATGAAGTTCAATCCAACCAAAGAAAATGGGAAGATAAGAATCGTTCAATCGATGATAAAATGGCTAATCTTCACAAAATGGAAGAGTCTTTACAGAAACAACAGCAATCTCTTCAAGTGAAACAAGAAACATTAAATCAAAAAATACAGGAACAATCTTCTTTATTAGAGAAGATGGCACAAATGAGCCAAGCTGACGCAAAAGCGGAATTGATGGCAAAGGTTGAAAGCCAAAGTGAAAAAGAAATTGGTGCTTATTTGCGTGATAAATTAGAAGAGGCAGAGGATAATGCACAAGCGCAAGCTCGTAACATTATCGCTAATGCTATTCATCGCTATTCACAAGAAGAAGTAATGGAAAGAACAGTTAGTACTGTTACGCTACCAAATGAAGAGATGAAAGGACGCATCATTGGTCGTGAAGGTCGTAATATCCGTGCGATTGAACAGGCAACAGGTGTTGATTTGATTATTGATGATACACCAGATGTGATTACTTTGTCTTGTTACAATCCAATTCGTCGTGAAGTGGCTCGTCAAGCTATGGAAATCTTATTGAAGGATGGGCGTATTCAACCGGGGCGTATTGAAGAAGTGGTTGAAAAAGTCCAAAGTGAAATGGAAAATAGTATCTTCAAGATTGGTAATGAAGCCGTTTATCGTCTTGGTATTGGTAAGATGAATCGTGAGTTGATTAAGTTGGTTGGTCGTTTGCGGTATCGTTATAGCTATGGTCAAAATGGTTTGCAGCATTCCGAAGAAGTGGCACGTTTTGCCGGTATGATGGCGGCTGAATTAGGCTTAAACCAGGTGTTAGCGAAAAGAGCTGGTCTATTGCACGATATTGGTAAGGCTTTAGACTTTGAACAAGAGGGAAGTCATGTCGAATTAGGAGCGAAAGTAGCTCGTAAATATGGTGAACATGAAATTGTTGTGAATGCGATTGAATCACACCATGGAGATGTGGCACCAACCGATATTATTTCTGTGTTGGTTGCTGCCGCTGATACGATTAGTGCAGCTCGTCCGGGGGCTCGGTATGAATCGGTAGAAGGTTATATTACTCGCTTGGAAAATCTTGAAAAGATTGCGACCAGTTATAAAGGTGTTGAAAAAGCGTATGCGATTCAAGCCGGTCGTGAATTAAGAGTGATGGTTCAACCGGAAGTGGTGGATGATGTTGCGATGGTGAAAGTGGCTCATGATATCAAGGATCAAATTGAAAAAGAATTAACTTATCCAGGTCAAATTAAAGTGACCTTGATTCGTGAAGTTCGTGCACAAGAATTAGCGAAATAGGGCTCGCCCCTATTTTTTGTTATAATGGTAGTCTATGAAAAATAAAGATTATTTGATGCCGGATTTAAAGTTGGAAAAGAAAAGAAGTTTGAAAAAAGATAATGCGACCAACTATCGTGATTTTCAAATGAGTTTAGAAGCCAATCGCTTAGGACAAGATAAAAAATATTTTGTGAAAACCTATGGTTGCCAAGCCAATGTGCGAGATGGTGAATCACTTTCGGGAATGCTAGAAATGATGGGATTTACGTATGCCGAAGTACCAGAAAAAGCGAATGTCATCCTCTTTAATACCTGTGCTATTCGTCGCGCCGCAGAAGAAAAAGTAATAGCGGAAATTGGTAATTTAAAGTATCTAAAAAGAGAAAAACCGGATACCATTTTTGCTCTTTGCGGTTGTATGGCTCAAGAAAAAGATGTGGTGGAAGAATTGCTTCAGAAGCATCCACAAATAGATTTGATATTTGGTACCCATAACCTGTATCGCTTTCCTTCCCTTTTACAAGAAGTAATGCTTAAGAAAATCCAAAAGGTAGAGGTGTATTCTCAAGAAGGAGAAGTAGTGGAAGCTTTACCGGTGAAAAGATCCATGTCAGCAAAGGGT comes from the Bulleidia sp. zg-1006 genome and includes:
- a CDS encoding UDP-N-acetylmuramoyl-L-alanyl-D-glutamate--2,6-diaminopimelate ligase codes for the protein MKLVDLLDLNYQLYRTIKGSIQDINIEYLSQDSRDIQKNTLFFCVPGAAFDGHQFAKIAEEKGAVCLIASKPVDVQIPIIYVEDVVRTMAFLAMRFYHNPSKEITLIGVTGTNGKTTTTHIIRHLFEKNKQVCGMIGTNGIWYQQEHIYSPNTTPDALTLQKSLAKMKKAGVSFCTAEVSSHALVMGRVQHVDFKVAVFTNLTHEHLETHHTMSEYCMAKSLLFAQLGSGNDKKVAILNKDDAYAKEIANRCNAMIWYYSTKDSSAEFYAKDIQYSATSTSFILVFQGREYLIQSGLIGEFNVQNVLAALATYYAVHRNLELAIEALKSFKGVEGRMQRVENSLGIHAIVDFAHTPDGLEKAMTALKEIEHTRIITMIGHDGGNRDNSIRQDLGRIALEHSDYVVFTSENPRDENPMKIMNEMVKGSDKKNYEFVVDRHEAIDQVVSLAKRGDILFFAGKGHEPYQLIKRERIPFNEVQFVKEALEKKAHE
- a CDS encoding phosphatase PAP2 family protein, yielding MNKLKVINYLLTAFFVLLAGWLLYLFSQQSFKKLIVYVLLSVINLGIVTLIRKVVNKNRPEKNLLDKQKQGEAWPSRHSYSAFYVIFSSWFMFPTWLSVFLFFPAISLAILRVKSKVHDYRDILSGMSLGIISGILVAYIVQKLF
- the recA gene encoding recombinase RecA, giving the protein MAEKKAVMTDNKKDALLQEALKTIEKEYGKGSIMRLGDRADVSIDALPSGSLALDKALGIGGYPKGRIIEIYGPESSGKTTLALHAIAECQKQGGCCAFIDAENAIDPQYAAKLGVDIEKLILSQPDSGEQALEITEILIKSGGIDLVVIDSVAALVPQAELDGEMGDASVGLQARLMSKAMRKLAGAMNRSNTTAIFINQLREKVGVLFGSPETTPGGRALKFYASVRLDVRKGEALKSGTDVVGSATKIKVVKNKVAPPFKMAIVNMIFGEGISHIDEVINLAVEYDIIDKAGAWFSYEGEKIGQGFHAVRDFLKSHPELDTKISEQVKEKLFPSEYKETQAEE
- the rny gene encoding ribonuclease Y — protein: MNPEMVYFFVGLVGLAIGIVVMLIMNSAGLSKSKAEAEQIVKDAQNKADSVLKEATLEAKEKAYEVQLTAEKEAQRRQEQLIQQENKLLRKEDALRFKENEVQSNQRKWEDKNRSIDDKMANLHKMEESLQKQQQSLQVKQETLNQKIQEQSSLLEKMAQMSQADAKAELMAKVESQSEKEIGAYLRDKLEEAEDNAQAQARNIIANAIHRYSQEEVMERTVSTVTLPNEEMKGRIIGREGRNIRAIEQATGVDLIIDDTPDVITLSCYNPIRREVARQAMEILLKDGRIQPGRIEEVVEKVQSEMENSIFKIGNEAVYRLGIGKMNRELIKLVGRLRYRYSYGQNGLQHSEEVARFAGMMAAELGLNQVLAKRAGLLHDIGKALDFEQEGSHVELGAKVARKYGEHEIVVNAIESHHGDVAPTDIISVLVAAADTISAARPGARYESVEGYITRLENLEKIATSYKGVEKAYAIQAGRELRVMVQPEVVDDVAMVKVAHDIKDQIEKELTYPGQIKVTLIREVRAQELAK